Genomic segment of Vanacampus margaritifer isolate UIUO_Vmar chromosome 13, RoL_Vmar_1.0, whole genome shotgun sequence:
CGTGTCTGTGTTCCCAGATTAATAGCCCGTAAAATGTTTATGCCAAGAGCCCTTAAAGTGAAGAGACCGGCAGACGACGCAAACCTTGTTTTGAAGAAGCATAAACGTCACGCTGATCAGGATCTGGACAAAGTTGAAGAAGGTTCTACGCTGCATGTTCACCAAGAGCTCAAAGACTGCAAAGTTGAAGATACCACAATAAAAGCAGGCGAAACCCCTGTTGCTGTCGTTGAGATCCCATTACAAGAGGGGCAGGAGTGTTCTTCAAGTGGTactgaagaagaggaggaaccAGTAAAATCATTCAAAAAGAATCAGAGATGGGCCGAGCCAGGAGAGCCTATCTGTGTAATGTGTGGTCGCTATGGAGAGTACATCTGTGACAGGACTGACAGCGATGTTTGCAGTCTCGAATGCAAAGCCCGGCACTTGATCCAAATGGGGTTAGGGACTGGGGCAGAATCGTTGTTTAATCAAAAAGACACACATAGACACCACGAAAGTCCTCAAGCTGAACTTCCTACAGCttctataaaaacattctattcaAACTATTCCTATAAGGAGGATTTGTTCATATCAGGGCTAACTGATGAGCAGGTGCAGCATATTAAACAAGAGCTGGGCATTGAAACCCAGGGGACAGATGTAAAGAGACCAATCATAGAATTTGAGCACTGCGGCTTTCCTCCTACTCTTAATGCGAACTTGAAGTTAGCCAGCTATGATGTCCCCACACCAGTGCAGATGCAGATGCTGCCCGTTGGTCTCACCGGCAGGGATGTGATCACAAGTGCTGACACAGGGTCAGGGAAGACTGTAGCCTTTCTCCTGCCAGTTGTCCTGAGGGCCATGAAGGTAAAGTAACTCATTATTTCATTCAGTTTGTATTGGCAATAAGTTACTAATATACTTGGCAGCACGTTGGAATAATTGTTAGGACATGTGCCTCACAGTTAGGAGACCTGAGTTGGAATTTCTTCTTCccatgtgtggagtttgcatgttctccccatgtgtgtttgtgttttctcacacacacatgcatgttaggttcattgaaaacACTAAATTACCATATGTGAGTGTGCAATGTCTCTAAAATACCATATGTGAGTGTTAATAGAATATGTGATTGTTAATAGAACCAGTGCAAGATACACTCCACCCGCACTCAACGTCAGCTATGTCAATAGtcaatttaaaaagtgtacATATATCTTCTCTTTAAGGAACAAACTCAAAGTGTGGGAAGCCCGGTGGCACTCATCCTGACCCCCACCAGAGAACTGGCCATACAGATAGAAAGACAGGCTAAAGAGCTGGTGATTGGCCTTCCTAATATGAGAACTGCCCTGCTGGTGGGCGGCATGCCTCTCCCCCCTCAGCTCCACCGTCTCAAGAGCAGCATTAAAGTATTCAATTCAACTTTCTACAACAATCCTCATCTCATCGAAAGAATGTACATGTCAAAAATTGTTTGACATTGAAATGTTTTCgttgtttcattcatttgtagaTCGTCATAGCAACACCAGGGCGACTCCTCGAGATTTTAAAGCAGAAAGCTGTACACCTGGATAAAGTGAGGATTGTTGTCGTTGATGAGGTATGACTGATACTATGGAGCTCTGACTAAAGACAGCAACTGGCTACCAAGACCATTAAGTGTCCTATCATATTGTGTTGTGATATATTCTGCAGGTTGACACTATGCTAAAGATGGGCTTCCAGCAGCAGGTACTAGAGATTTTAGAGCAGGTCGCTGAAGATCACCAAACCCTACTGGCCTCAGCCACCATCCCGACAGGGACAGAGGAGCTGGCGGCCCGACTGGTGCGTGATCCGATCCGTATTGCTGTAGGAGAGAAGAACCAGCCCTGCGCCAACGTCAGACAGATCCTACTGTGGGTTGAGGAACCCtcgaaaaagaagaagctgtttgaaattctCAATGTAGGTTCTGTACACAAGTGGTTGTAAAGATGtgcatttgtgaaaaaaatatcaaattcatTTATTACAGTCATTCATTTTATAGTAGATTAATGGGATTATGATTGCTAGTCTGTTAACCATAAAGATCCAGTAGGTTGGTCTTGACCATATAATGACGCCCACAGCTGCAGCTCTGGCCTCTGGCTACAGGAAATGGGTGTGACCCGAGTCATGGCTGCACTCCAGGAATCCCAGTAATGCTTGGACCATTTGTTAAGCATACTATAAGAAcagtctacattttttttaaggaatgcgTTGGTTAGAACATGTGTGAAATAAGGGGTCCATATCTGTGCAAATGTATGACACATTTTACTGTGTTCTAACCTGATCAAAGCGCAGTTCATTGGGTAGTTGGCagaaattagaaaaaatattttcttgattTCTAGAGTGAGTGCAGTTTTGTAGTTGTAGACTGTTGATGATTTTTTGTGTATGATTTTTTAATAATGCCCCAAAACCTTCGGTTGACTGGCGAACGGTCCAGTGTGTATTCCGGCTATCAACCAAAGTTTGCTGGGATAGGCTCACCTATTGAGCCTACAAATGCTttagagaatggatggataatatcaCAATGCACATGGTTACACCTTACCACAAATTAATGTTTATAGTGCAGGGAAAAACACTTcagaaaactaaaataatattaactcattcgctaccaatgacggctataagacgtcaaaaattcatttgaactatttctattagtttaacattttttccacttttgttatgagtatgaaaacctagagtttttgttttgtttttaaaaaattgtgagttaactagtggagtGATGGGATTAATTActatgacaaattttaatcgcctcatttttaataatcttttcttttttaaatctttttttttcaaagaagaaaagattattaaaaattaggggcatcaggtgattaaattttttaattgtaattaatcacatgactttactagttaactcacgattaaaaaagaaaataaaatattaaaaattaggggtgtcaggtgattaaatgtttttattgtatttaatcgcatgacttcacaattaATAAcacgttttatatctgttctaaatgtgcaaaaaaaaaggttttcattctcttgttaacaaaagtgggggaaaaaagttaaactaatagaaatagttaaaatgaattttagacgtctataggcgtcaatgtcagtgaatgagttaataataaatcCTTGATTTAATCATGATATGGTataataaattttatatttattttctctaATCCATTATACAACATTTTTTCTCTGATTTTACAGGACAATAAGTTGTACCAACCTCCAGTGGTAGTGTTTGTAGATTGTAAACTTGGTGCTGATCTGCTATGTGAAGCTGTTGTCAAGGTGACCGGACTTAATACAGTGGCAATCCACTCTGACAAGAGCCAGTTGGAACGTAACCGCATCCTCAAGGTGAGGCCAGCGTCACCTAGAACACTCAAGGTTGAGAGGATAATTGTTTGTGCCTCAGTCTACTCTGGATTCAACCCCGCTATCCTTGATCATTTGTTTCTGTCTCTTTTGATTACCAATTAGTAGTTCATTACACCATTAAAATTGGTGCTGTTTGCTGTCTTTACTAAGTTAAAGACAAATTGATGTACAATACGCATGTTGCATTGTTATTTTATACTGGTTTAATGTTTAATGTAAAagctgtttttgttcatttgtgtcTTCAGGGGCTTCTGGATGGTGACTTTGAGGTGGTGATCAGTACAGGTGTGCTTGGCAGAGGACTGGACTTGGCTAATGTTAGAGTGGTGGTTAACTTTGATATGCCAAACACCATGGATGAATACGTCCATCAGGTTAGTGGGTTTGCAGAAACAGATTTTTGCTTAATTTGTAGTCAGCATAGCACCAAGACACATTTGTTCCTGTTTAGGTGGGAAGAGCGGGCCGTCTGGGTCACAGGGGAACAGCCATCACCtttctcaacaacaacaataaacgtCTGTTCCTTGGGGTGGTTAATAGGGTCAAACCAACAGGAACCATCCTACCGCCACagctcctcaactcacctcACCTCCATGAGCAGCAGaggagagaaaaacaacaagccAAGTTGGGGCCTGGTGACACAATAGTGAACACAAATAACCTCATTGATATTATCAAGAAACATGACAGACGCAACAAATAGTCATGCCAATAATGCCCTTATCTGCTGAGAAAGTGTTCATTAAAATATGTATTCTTGTATTGATCTCATGAagttatactgtacagtaatgaAGAGTTTGTTGGGTAGGAGTGCTGAactgttgctgtttttctttcattatatTATGGATATTTATTTACTCATAGTGAATCACTTGTAAAATTAATGTATACAACTTGCCACACACTCATACTGCTCTTCTAGCAACTCTGttgattaaacaaaacaaaaagccagGGGGCATCAACCATTTTGAAGCTAAGAGCTACTTCTTTGGTATTGATTAAtgcaaagggctaccagtttgatacacactccTGAAGTAATAAGTTTGTTCCAACTACTTTTAATAATGGTATATTATTAGGGCCTGACTGGTTTAATTAGCCAATATTAGCTTTAAGTAcatagtcaaaaaaaaagactaacgAGTAATgatatatcgatttttttttttacacattaacacttaaaacaaaaataatgaagttcaAACATCCCTAAAATAGACAGAAAATCGACaattatttgtggattttttctctgttgtaaagttaaatacGAAAGGACAAAGAATTGTAAACcagtcaaatgttttgcttgcaattatatttatattgatttaagcgtaaagagagaaaaaaaaaagttatttaattcatgagattttatctttttttttgctgttgattGCCCAATTACCGTAATCGgttattggaattttattctgccatatATCAAAATCAGCAaggcttaattttttttttttatgtcaggcCCTAGTTATAGTTACTATGTTGCAATTTCCAGTTAATGATATTATTGTGAAGACGCTGATATAATTATTAGGAAACAGACACATATTAATGTGCAgcattttatttctataaatatcTGCCAGTGTTCAGattaacaataaacattttttagaaCCGGCTCCCGTGATAAAGTATACTGGTTGTCTTAGAGGGGTACCTGGTTCCCGCGGGCACGACTTTGATGACCGTTGCGTTATGTATTTTTCTGTAGTTACaacttattaattaaaatattattaagcCTGATGATTTTGTTTTAGGCAGTACGGTGCTTCCACCTACTGTCGGCCCAAAGTGCCTACATTAGGCAACGTGAAATGACGTAATCGCTTGAAGAATCAAAGCAGCCAATCAGCTACCGCTTGGATTTGAAATCGAGGCGGGCGAAGCGGAAGCGATCAGGAGTGCAGTAAACAAGAATACAGTAACTGTTTTACCGCGGACGAGTGgttgcgttttttttgtttttacatcgtTTTAGGCGAACTACGGTTTTTCTTCTAGTTCTTAGCAGTCGTTAAAATGTCGTTATTTGGCGTGCAaactaaaaaacacacaccttaTTACGACCATCTGATGTCGACAACCAGGACTCCAGGCAGAGAGTGTTTGGCCGAACGAAAGGCAGTCAAAACTCCGTCCGGGGACAGCGACAAAAGTAGCAGCTTGAACCGGACGTATGTCGTCTCTGCGTTGTCAAAAAACGGACAGGCACCCTACCGCGGCCGGCTCACTCTTCAAAGGAGGTCACGGCGAAAGACCGGAGCTGATTCTGCGGAGGACACGGTGGTGGAGCGCAGCCAAAATACTGCCACAACAGCTCCAGAGAAGAGAATGACATTGCAACGGAGGCCTAAAACGCCCTCCATGGATAAAAGTGCTCAGGTTCCCCGTGTGGTCAGTAGCATGAGTGCACACGCAACTAAAATCCTTCAGGAATCAAACGGTAGGTCTGCTACTGTATGCCGCTCCATTATCTTGAGAGAGGCTGCGAGTAAAATACGAGAACCCACAAATCACTTGGAAACACAAGAGGAGATGGTGCACAACAAGACGCCATCCTCTTCGTCCCAGTCGGTTTCCTCAACAGGTAGGCCGTCCGATGAGCAATCCCAAACGTTCAAAACCCCCACTAGAAAGACACCGTTTGTCAAAATTGCCGCACGGAGAGACGTCTTCGAGAAACTGTCTGTGAAAGAAACTCCTAAACCAGTGGTCAAATCAGTGAGTTTAGACAGCTCTAAATCCAGAGTGACCAAGCAAGTAGATGGCAGCAAACCAGCCCCAGTTCCTCGAACAAGTAAAACTGGTGTGCTTAAAGCAACTACAGCATCACAGGCTAGGCCTACTGCTACGACTTCATGCTTGAAGCCAGAAATCACCAGGACGCTAACATCCACGTCTGCTCCAGCACCTAAAAAGTCCTTGCCTTGTCCCAGTGAGGCCTCCAAGACACAAGACTCACTAAAGATGGAGAACAGTGCAGTGACTGTAGCAGTCCGTCTACGCCCTTTTAATGCCAGGTTTGTGTTTGCATGTTTAAATTTGTTATGTCAAAGAAAATGGCCTTTTAAAATTAGATTTCATGCTACAACCACCATGTGTTTCTTCACCCTAGGGAGAAGGCAGAAAATGCCTCACAGGTGATCTTCACGAGTGGCCAGGAGACAGTTGTGCAGCATCCAGTCTCAAAACAGAGTTATTCCTTCACCTATGACTTCTCCCTGTGCTCCGTGGATTCGAGTGATCCCGCCTTTGCCAGCCAGCAGATGGTGTACGAGACACTAGCGAAACCTCTACTGCTCCGGGCTTTTGATGGATTTAACACCTGCCTCTTTGCTTATGGCCAAACTGGTTCTGGGAAGTCATATACGTGGGTATTTTTCCAGGCTTAATTCATTTCCATTCATCTTTTCAGTTGACTTAGTGCATGAATGTTGTACTTGAAAGGTCTGCtgatctgtattttatttttaaatgtttgtttggcaGCATGATGGGCTTTGGAGAGGAGGCTGGAGTCATCCCTCGGTTCTGCCAGGAACTTTTTTTCAGGCTTTCCTCCATGGAAAATGAACAGGTACTTACTATATGGTTGTATGTTATTATGTTGACCCGTTCTATCGGCAGTTGCACATAGAATGTATGTGCAATACAGGATTCGCCAACCTCTTCATTAGGTTCaccaaaattaacaaaaaagtttaaattggAATTAATGTTGgacaattaaatttatttatttaaatgtatttaaattaattcatcCAATCAGTCCATCAGTGTATGACAGCCGGGGATTTaagcccaaaaaagaaaaaggctataaattgtgtttatcaCAGTCTATTATTGTAGTTTTCAATGGTGTACAACTTTGTCATCCTGCAGGTTTTCAAATTTGATTACCCACTTACTATGCCTACTTCATTCAGATGGCATTAGATTATAGGCAAAATATTTGGTAACTTTGCTTGTGGCTTCCCAGGTCAAATGTCATGTCGAGATGAGCTACTTTGAAGTCTACAATGAGAAGATCCATGACCTCCTGGTGACCAGAGAGGATCCAAACCAGAGGAGGATGCCCGTAAGTATTGAGCAGttcattataaataataataaaatgattcaAAGTACCTTGTGAGAAAAATCTGTCACACATGATCAACATGGTTGTTGTCATTGGTGTTGCCTTTTTATTCTTAGAATAAAGTTGCATTTGTTATTTCAGTTGAGGGTGAGGGAACATCCAATTCATGGGCCGTATGTTGAAGAGCTATCTGCGTAagaatacttattttttttgtcttctgtttggAATGTCCTATGGTGAGAGCTGAATTACTTGCCTTGTTCCTTTTACAGGAATGTTGTGGGATCTTATGACGACATTCAGGTAAGTAACCATTTTATGTGTTTCTGTGAATATACTGGTAGATAATACAAACCCCAAAGgccagttataaaaataaagtttgggTACTGATGAAGTTATAATTGAATATCATTTTTCCAGGGATGGTTTGAACTGGGAAACAAGCAGAGAGCAACAGCCGCCACTGGGATGAACGATAAAAGCTCCAGATCTCACTCCGTCTTTACCCTTGTTATGACTCAGACTAAGGTGCAGTACTGGGTCCTCCTAACTTGAATGCatatacagttacattttttatggggggcgggggttgctggagtaCTGCATACGTTTATGAGTATGTATACCTGTGCTGGTTCACAGACAGAGTTGGTGGAGGGAGAAGAACATGACCACAACATCACCAGTAAGATCAACCTGGTGGACTTGGCAGGCAGCGAACGGTCTAACACCGCACAGACAAGTGGAGATAGACTCAGGGTACAAGCATACATTCACACTTCCAaaatcaatatatgtatttgtatttgtaatttttttaatcacttataaaaaaacaatgtgcaTGTTTTAGATTAATCAGTAGTGCCTTGTTTACTAGCGTGCTCTTATTTACAGTATGGATAATTCTTTTCCACCATAATAATGAGGAGGATTTTCTGCATCCTTTTAGGAGGGTGCTAGCATAAACAAATCTCTGCTGACACTTGGAAAAGTCATCTCTGCACTGGCTGATCAAGCATTAACAAAGAAGAAGGTCTTCATACCGTACAGGGAGTCTGTCCTCACATGGTGAGTTGTTTGAttctgttaaaaaacaaacatatatatatatatatatatacaacataGACAACATTTCAGGTTTAGTGGGATAATCTCCTTCAATCACCTCTACCTCTTGATCAGGCTGCTCAAGGAAAGCCTCGGTGGCAACTCCAAGACAGCCATGATTGCCACGCTGAGTCCAGCAGGAAGCAACGTGGAAGAAAGCTTAAGCACTCTGCGCTACGCCCAACAGGCCCGCACAATCATAAACGTGGCCAAGGTCAACGAGGACACAAATGCAAAGCTCATCCGAGGTTAGTTGTACTCATGCATTTTAGAATATGAATTCGTAGAATTCTGAGCTGCAGTGATTTTAGTGAATCGATTGTTATCTAAATGGAGTTGGTGTGGTTGACCAGTTGTGTGATCTGTGTTGACTTTGCTACTCATACCTCGCTGCCCAGGGGAAACCATGTTTATCTTCTgatcaattcattttttgttttcacacttGTTTTGTTGCATGTTTGTGTTGTTGGTGTTCTTTTAGAATGTAGGCCTTTTCTGACCTTCCATCCTACATTTAATTTGTCTGTCTCTGCCTCTGTATGTTCTTCTCATTCCCTTTCTTCATATGAGAATCTTTACTTTTCCCGTTTATGTCTTGCTCTTGATCCCCCCTCTCTCCCCCATGCCCTCCTGTCTGCCCGTCTATCCATCACCAGCTTATGCCCTACCCACTTCAATTAAGGGCCGGGCCCTGACCTTGCCTCCGGGTCTTATTTATGCACTGTCAGCTGCACATGGCGGATAACTGTCATGCaagtattatttttcattagatCATCAGGCTCCCGTTTGACATTTTTAGCACGAAGGGGAGCTAATGCTGTGGATTTCGCTCACGTCCCCTGACACTGTATGAAAATCAAAGTGGATGTGACTCAGAGGTTACAATTTTGGTCAATGTTAGGTCCATAATGTTCTTTTGATGAGCTAAACTTTATCTGGAGTCACCTGTTGAGTAACTTTGTGATTTCAACTAGACATCAATACGTTTTCGTAATACTTTGGCGTGTTGCTCAGAATTGAAGGCGGAGGTGGACAAGCTGCGAGCGGCTCAAACGAGCATCCGCGGTATTGAACCAGAGCGGGTCAGGCTCTTCCAGCAGGAGATCACTGCTCTGAAGAACAAACTCTGCcagcaagagagagagatggtGGAGGCCAACAGGTCAGCTCTACCACAATAACCATGGCTATTAATCTTAACGTTTGATTCAGTGATGCGACAAAACATAATTAGTTTCTTATTGAGATGTCCatatagaaaaacatttttctataTGCTTAATGCCGGATgtgttgattttgaaaaatatgtgttGCATGTACTAAACATTAACAACTGAAAGCAATACAAGTATTAAACTTTTTCCCAGTTGGATTTATTCCTCAGTGAAAGGACACAGCCACTGTTTGCCCTTTTTCAGCTAAAGCTTATTTTTCTAGCGTTTTGAACAAAGGGATACTTGAGTGgatttatgttgttttaaatcattatttatttttgttgttttaaatcattatttattttttgtttttattatttatttattattcttattcttcTTTTAATAGTATTTCATAAGAAACACTATCTCACATAAAGGGCttacttcatttcattttttgttaaataaaaatatagggAATGGAGAGAGAAACTCGAGCAAGCTGAAATT
This window contains:
- the ddx59 gene encoding putative ATP-dependent RNA helicase DDX59; this translates as MFMPRALKVKRPADDANLVLKKHKRHADQDLDKVEEGSTLHVHQELKDCKVEDTTIKAGETPVAVVEIPLQEGQECSSSGTEEEEEPVKSFKKNQRWAEPGEPICVMCGRYGEYICDRTDSDVCSLECKARHLIQMGLGTGAESLFNQKDTHRHHESPQAELPTASIKTFYSNYSYKEDLFISGLTDEQVQHIKQELGIETQGTDVKRPIIEFEHCGFPPTLNANLKLASYDVPTPVQMQMLPVGLTGRDVITSADTGSGKTVAFLLPVVLRAMKEQTQSVGSPVALILTPTRELAIQIERQAKELVIGLPNMRTALLVGGMPLPPQLHRLKSSIKIVIATPGRLLEILKQKAVHLDKVRIVVVDEVDTMLKMGFQQQVLEILEQVAEDHQTLLASATIPTGTEELAARLVRDPIRIAVGEKNQPCANVRQILLWVEEPSKKKKLFEILNDNKLYQPPVVVFVDCKLGADLLCEAVVKVTGLNTVAIHSDKSQLERNRILKGLLDGDFEVVISTGVLGRGLDLANVRVVVNFDMPNTMDEYVHQVGRAGRLGHRGTAITFLNNNNKRLFLGVVNRVKPTGTILPPQLLNSPHLHEQQRREKQQAKLGPGDTIVNTNNLIDIIKKHDRRNK